A genomic segment from Nicotiana tabacum cultivar K326 chromosome 7, ASM71507v2, whole genome shotgun sequence encodes:
- the LOC142162036 gene encoding uncharacterized protein LOC142162036 yields the protein MFFDGSARRNGTGAGVMLIFPERQVLPFSFVLGETCSNNVAEYQALIVNLKMALEMKILQLEIYGDSKLIINQLLGSYEVKKKDLLSYHEYAFGLLEKFNRVFLNHIPREENRKADALANLATTIALGENESTKVYVCHRWVIPRLLDLQVNESHHTSIRVIEEEDWRQPLIEYLEHGKLPEDPRQRTNIKRKAPRFIFYKGTLFRRSFEGLFLRCLDKEEAHQAIEKHILAHVEHTNLVPSSIFASRGWATTGRQW from the coding sequence atgttctttgatggatctGCACGTCGTAATGGTACGGGGGCAGGTGTTATGTTGATCTTTCCAGAAAGACAagtcttgccattctcctttgttTTAGGTGAAACATGCTCCAACAATGTTGCAGAGTACCAAGCTTTGATCGTAAATCTCAAAATGGCATTAGAAATGAAGATTCTACAGTTGGAGATCTACGGCGACTCTAAGCTGATCATCAACCAACTTTTGGGGAGTTACGAGGTAAAGAAGAAAGATCTATTGTCATACCATGAATACGCTTTCGgtttacttgaaaaattcaacCGAGTGTTCTTAAACCACATCCCAAGAGAAGAAAATCGCAAggctgatgctttggctaactTGGCCACGACAATAGCACTTGGAGAGAATGAGTCAACAAAGGTATATGTGTGTCATCGATGGGTTATTCCTAGACTTCTGGATCTTCAAGTCAACGAAAGCCATCATACGTCTATTCGAGTGATTGAAGAAGAAGATTGGAGGCAACCACTAATAGAGTACCTTGAACATGGAAAGTTACCTGAAGATCCGCGACAAAGAACAAACATCAAACGAAAAGCACCACGATTCATCTTCTATAAGGGGACATTGTTTCGCCGCTCTTTTGAAGGACTATTCTTGCGATGTCTTGACAAAGAAGAAGCTCACCAAGCGATAGAGAAGCACATTCTGGCTCATGTGGAGCACACCAATCTGGTCCCAAGCTCCATTTTTGCATCAAGAGGATGGGCTACTACTGGGCGACAATGGTGA